A genomic stretch from Longimicrobium sp. includes:
- a CDS encoding SMP-30/gluconolactonase/LRE family protein, whose translation MPSVQPQSVCRVRQPGPPAPVEDVDAPIAYDPRFEPVLAPGARLMSLYREALWAEGPVWWAARDMLVWSDVEGRRLFGWRPDGAVDVLIDATAFINGNALDGNRLIHCEHGRRCVSTSDGSGEPRILVSEYQGRRLNSPNDAVVAADGAIWFTDPTYGLQNPRQGCPGEPELDHRSVYRFEPGTGALTRMADLEQPNGLGFAPDGRTLYVADSDLDRHEIIAFDVAEDYTLSNRRAFAVIQDGVPDGFAVDARGRVWTSSGAGVQVFSAAGEALGLIPTPHLCSNCTFGGVDGLRLFITGEESLWAIDLAGQGSGG comes from the coding sequence ATGCCGTCCGTCCAGCCCCAGTCTGTCTGCCGCGTGCGCCAGCCCGGACCGCCCGCGCCCGTGGAGGATGTCGACGCACCCATCGCGTACGATCCTCGTTTCGAGCCGGTGCTGGCGCCTGGCGCGCGCCTGATGTCGCTTTATCGCGAGGCGCTGTGGGCCGAGGGGCCGGTGTGGTGGGCCGCGCGCGACATGCTGGTGTGGAGCGACGTCGAAGGGCGGCGGCTGTTCGGATGGAGGCCGGACGGGGCGGTGGACGTGCTGATCGATGCGACCGCGTTCATCAACGGGAATGCCTTGGATGGCAACCGGCTGATCCACTGCGAGCACGGGCGGCGCTGCGTCAGCACGTCCGACGGGAGCGGCGAGCCCAGGATCCTGGTGAGCGAGTACCAGGGACGCCGGCTGAACTCGCCCAACGACGCGGTCGTGGCCGCGGATGGCGCCATCTGGTTCACCGATCCCACGTACGGATTGCAGAACCCCCGGCAGGGCTGCCCGGGCGAGCCGGAGCTGGACCATCGCAGCGTCTACCGGTTCGAACCCGGGACGGGCGCGCTGACGCGGATGGCGGACCTGGAGCAGCCGAACGGGCTCGGGTTCGCGCCCGACGGGAGGACGCTGTACGTGGCGGATTCCGACCTGGACCGGCACGAGATCATCGCCTTCGACGTGGCGGAAGACTACACGCTTTCCAATCGCCGCGCGTTCGCCGTGATCCAAGACGGGGTGCCGGACGGGTTCGCCGTGGATGCGCGGGGACGGGTGTGGACCTCGTCCGGCGCGGGCGTGCAGGTGTTCTCGGCGGCGGGGGAGGCGCTGGGGCTGATCCCCACGCCTCACTTGTGCTCCAACTGCACGTTCGGCGGGGTGGATGGATTGCGGCTGTTCATCACCGGCGAGGAGAGCCTGTGGGCCATCGACCTGGCCGGGCAGGGGTCTGGCGGATGA
- a CDS encoding methyltransferase domain-containing protein, whose product MPEENEYLFGTHDDELRRLGFQHQVWIREAAAAWHRAGFGAGSHVLDLGCGPGYTTCDLALLVGQGGSVTGVDVSPRFVAHTRAQAAARGLGNVVAHVQDAESLELAAGEFDGVYSRWVLTYLRRPEEAIRGAARALKPGGRMVIHDYSHYEGLQLVPEHPAFRRGIDIVIAQWRESGGDPAVGARLPAMMADAGLEVLSITPVHRVARPGDVLWRWPRTFFDNYLPALVASGAMTEDERLAFDAAWRAAEAHPGGFFATPPMLEVLAIRH is encoded by the coding sequence ATGCCTGAAGAAAACGAATACCTGTTCGGCACCCACGATGACGAGCTGCGTCGGCTGGGTTTTCAGCACCAGGTGTGGATCCGCGAGGCGGCGGCGGCGTGGCATCGAGCCGGGTTCGGCGCCGGAAGCCACGTGCTGGACCTGGGCTGCGGGCCCGGCTACACCACCTGCGACCTGGCCCTGCTCGTCGGCCAGGGCGGGAGCGTGACGGGGGTGGACGTCTCGCCGCGCTTCGTGGCGCACACGCGGGCGCAGGCCGCTGCGCGCGGGCTGGGGAACGTGGTGGCCCACGTGCAGGACGCGGAATCGCTGGAGCTTGCGGCGGGGGAGTTCGACGGCGTCTACTCGCGCTGGGTACTCACCTACCTTAGGCGCCCTGAAGAGGCCATTCGTGGCGCGGCTCGTGCGCTGAAGCCGGGCGGGCGGATGGTGATCCACGACTACTCGCACTACGAGGGGCTGCAGCTCGTTCCCGAGCATCCCGCATTCCGCCGCGGCATCGACATCGTGATTGCGCAGTGGCGGGAAAGCGGGGGAGATCCGGCCGTAGGCGCACGGCTGCCGGCCATGATGGCCGATGCGGGGCTGGAGGTGCTTTCCATCACCCCCGTGCACCGCGTGGCCCGGCCGGGCGATGTCCTGTGGCGCTGGCCGCGGACGTTCTTCGACAACTACCTGCCGGCGCTGGTCGCCTCCGGAGCGATGACGGAGGACGAGCGGCTGGCGTTCGACGCCGCGTGGCGGGCCGCCGAGGCGCATCCCGGCGGGTTCTTCGCCACGCCGCCCATGCTGGAAGTGCTCGCCATTCGCCACTGA
- a CDS encoding dipeptidase, with the protein MPATDFLQRNREQHLDELKDWLRIPSVSAKSEHKADTAQAADWLADRMREAGLQTVEVIPTAGHPVVLGEWRGAPEGAPTLLIYGHYDVQPPEPLDEWTTAPFEPEVRDGNLYARGSVDDKGQVYLHVKAVHAMLADGGTLPVNVVFCVEGEEEIGSPNLAGFLKANVQRLACDAVVISDTTMFAPGLPSITTGLRGLAYMEIRVQGPSTDLHSGAYGGAVVNPANVLARIISQLHDERGRVNIPGFYDRVRELTAEQREAIAALPFEEENLRKEVGAPKLGGEAGFGPLERIWARPTLDVNGMLSGYTGEGAKTVLPARAMAKVSMRLVPDQDFHEVERLFIDHVNSLAPEGVTVEVVALHGGQPWLAEGGGPVFDAAARALEQAWGRKPVFIREGGSIPIVQAFQETLGAPVLMIGFGLPGENAHAPNEWMSVENFQKGAEAVALMYEELR; encoded by the coding sequence ATGCCCGCGACCGATTTTCTGCAGCGTAACCGCGAACAGCACCTGGACGAGCTGAAGGACTGGCTCCGCATTCCCAGCGTCAGCGCCAAGAGCGAGCACAAGGCCGACACCGCGCAGGCCGCGGACTGGCTGGCGGACCGCATGCGCGAGGCGGGGCTGCAGACGGTGGAGGTGATTCCCACCGCGGGGCACCCCGTCGTCCTGGGCGAGTGGCGCGGCGCACCGGAAGGCGCGCCCACGCTGCTGATCTACGGGCACTACGACGTGCAGCCGCCCGAGCCGCTGGACGAGTGGACCACCGCCCCGTTCGAGCCCGAGGTGCGCGACGGCAACCTGTACGCGCGCGGCTCCGTGGACGACAAGGGCCAGGTGTACCTTCACGTGAAGGCCGTGCACGCCATGCTCGCCGACGGCGGCACCCTGCCCGTGAACGTGGTGTTCTGCGTGGAGGGCGAGGAAGAGATCGGCTCGCCCAACCTGGCCGGCTTCCTCAAGGCCAACGTGCAGCGGCTGGCCTGCGACGCGGTGGTGATTTCCGACACCACGATGTTCGCGCCGGGCCTCCCCAGCATCACCACGGGGCTGCGCGGGCTGGCGTACATGGAGATCCGCGTGCAGGGCCCGTCTACGGACCTGCACTCCGGCGCGTACGGCGGCGCGGTGGTGAACCCCGCCAACGTGCTGGCGCGCATCATCTCGCAGCTTCACGACGAGCGCGGCCGGGTGAACATCCCCGGCTTCTACGACCGTGTCCGCGAGCTGACGGCCGAGCAGCGCGAGGCCATCGCCGCCCTGCCCTTCGAGGAAGAGAACCTGCGCAAGGAAGTGGGCGCCCCCAAGCTGGGCGGCGAGGCCGGCTTCGGGCCGCTGGAGCGCATCTGGGCGCGGCCCACATTGGACGTCAACGGCATGCTTTCCGGCTACACCGGCGAGGGCGCCAAGACGGTGCTCCCCGCACGCGCCATGGCCAAGGTGTCCATGCGCCTGGTGCCCGACCAGGACTTCCACGAGGTGGAGCGCCTGTTCATCGACCACGTCAATTCCCTGGCGCCCGAGGGCGTGACGGTGGAAGTGGTGGCGCTGCACGGCGGCCAGCCCTGGCTGGCCGAGGGCGGCGGGCCGGTGTTCGACGCGGCCGCGCGCGCGCTGGAGCAGGCGTGGGGGCGCAAGCCGGTCTTCATCCGCGAGGGCGGCTCCATCCCCATCGTGCAGGCATTCCAGGAGACGCTGGGCGCGCCGGTGCTGATGATCGGTTTCGGGCTGCCGGGCGAGAACGCGCACGCGCCCAACGAGTGGATGTCCGTCGAGAACTTCCAGAAGGGCGCCGAGGCCGTCGCGCTGATGTACGAGGAATTGCGGTGA
- a CDS encoding DUF4186 domain-containing protein, translating into MAHPSPDPLDALFQALGRSAFRRRFRLRGADLAYLRGKGMDTVLRHADEMIAARLAPAEPLNDGKQTPMRGHPVFVAQHATATCCRGCLAKWHRIPKGRELADSERAHVVAVIERWIREQDAAAPASPDAAPHADAQLGMDLS; encoded by the coding sequence ATGGCCCACCCTTCCCCCGATCCGCTGGACGCGCTCTTCCAGGCGCTCGGCCGCTCCGCCTTCCGCCGCCGCTTCCGGCTGCGCGGAGCGGACCTGGCGTACCTGCGGGGCAAGGGGATGGACACCGTGCTGCGCCACGCAGACGAGATGATCGCGGCCCGCCTGGCCCCCGCCGAGCCGCTGAACGACGGCAAGCAGACGCCCATGCGCGGGCACCCGGTGTTCGTCGCCCAGCATGCCACCGCCACCTGCTGCCGCGGCTGCCTGGCCAAGTGGCACCGCATTCCAAAAGGGCGGGAGCTGGCGGATTCCGAGCGAGCGCACGTCGTCGCCGTCATCGAGCGGTGGATCCGGGAGCAGGACGCCGCCGCCCCCGCCTCGCCCGACGCCGCGCCGCACGCGGATGCGCAGCTCGGCATGGACCTGTCCTAA
- the dtd gene encoding D-aminoacyl-tRNA deacylase has product MRIVLQRVARARVTVGERVTGEIGPGLLLLVGFTDGDGDEALAWMAEKVAGLRIFADDEGKMNRSVQDAGGGLLVVSQFTLYGDTRKGRRPSFVEAARPEIAIPLYERFLEMLRATGLPVQTGEFGAMMQVELVNDGPVTLILER; this is encoded by the coding sequence ATGCGCATCGTCCTGCAGCGAGTAGCCCGCGCGCGCGTCACCGTCGGCGAGCGCGTGACGGGTGAGATCGGCCCCGGCCTGCTGCTGCTCGTGGGCTTCACCGATGGTGACGGCGACGAGGCGCTGGCGTGGATGGCGGAAAAGGTGGCCGGGCTGCGCATCTTCGCGGACGACGAGGGAAAGATGAACCGCTCGGTGCAGGACGCGGGCGGGGGGCTGCTGGTGGTATCGCAGTTCACGCTGTACGGCGACACGCGCAAGGGGCGCCGGCCCAGCTTCGTCGAGGCCGCGCGGCCGGAGATCGCCATTCCGCTGTACGAGCGGTTCCTGGAGATGCTGCGGGCCACGGGGCTCCCGGTGCAGACCGGCGAGTTCGGGGCGATGATGCAGGTGGAGCTGGTGAACGATGGTCCCGTCACCCTGATCTTGGAGCGCTGA